The following are from one region of the Stanieria cyanosphaera PCC 7437 genome:
- a CDS encoding urease accessory protein UreH domain-containing protein, which translates to MLDLLLIASIGFLGSFGHCAGMCSPLAISFSLSQQYQAKSSWLHSLVFHLLLNLGRITSYTLVGAALGSISSLIFTGTIRQLMAIVMGLMLIWLGLLRIKPDFLPNLPILHPFQGKLHARLSKVMNSLASHHSWWTPGILGIFWGLIPCGFLYAAQIKAAESHSIWWGMAIMLAFGLGTMPTMVAVGLSASRLTRDRRSQLTRLGGWITVAIGVLTLWRTDAMIDYTGHGALFLLMLALIARPIAQWWSIPLQYRRVIGVGGYFLAIAHTVHMFDHTLNWNLNSLPFMIPQHQLGLIIGTIALCLMTPAALTSFDRWQHILGRHWRQIHLFSIPALFLAAGHTILIGSHYLGELTWNWQTQLRVLVIVVMTSGVILLRILNPWRKANS; encoded by the coding sequence GTGTTAGATTTACTTTTGATTGCTAGCATCGGATTTCTAGGTAGTTTCGGTCATTGTGCCGGAATGTGTAGCCCTTTAGCAATTTCTTTTTCTCTGTCGCAACAATATCAAGCTAAATCTTCTTGGTTACATAGTCTAGTTTTTCATCTTCTGCTTAATCTCGGTAGAATCACCAGCTATACTTTAGTCGGTGCAGCATTAGGTAGTATTAGTTCTTTAATTTTTACAGGGACAATCCGTCAATTAATGGCAATTGTGATGGGTCTAATGTTAATTTGGTTGGGTTTACTACGAATTAAGCCAGATTTTTTACCCAATTTACCCATCTTACATCCCTTTCAAGGCAAACTACACGCTCGCTTGAGTAAAGTTATGAATAGTCTTGCTTCCCATCACTCTTGGTGGACTCCTGGAATTTTAGGTATTTTTTGGGGTCTAATTCCCTGTGGTTTTCTTTATGCAGCACAAATTAAAGCAGCAGAATCCCATAGTATTTGGTGGGGAATGGCAATTATGCTGGCTTTTGGATTAGGAACAATGCCCACTATGGTAGCCGTAGGATTATCAGCTTCTCGTTTAACTCGCGACCGCAGAAGTCAATTAACTCGTTTGGGAGGTTGGATTACTGTCGCAATCGGAGTTTTAACTCTGTGGCGTACCGATGCCATGATCGATTATACGGGACATGGAGCATTATTTTTATTAATGTTAGCTTTAATTGCTCGTCCAATTGCTCAATGGTGGTCAATACCTCTACAATACCGGCGAGTGATTGGTGTGGGGGGTTATTTTTTAGCGATCGCTCATACTGTACATATGTTCGACCATACCCTCAATTGGAATTTAAATTCATTGCCATTTATGATTCCTCAGCATCAACTGGGTTTAATAATTGGAACAATTGCTTTATGCTTAATGACTCCCGCAGCTTTAACCAGTTTTGATCGCTGGCAACATATATTAGGTAGACATTGGCGACAAATTCATTTGTTTTCAATCCCTGCCCTATTTCTAGCTGCTGGTCATACTATTTTAATTGGTTCTCATTATTTGGGAGAATTAACTTGGAATTGGCAAACTCAATTACGAGTGTTGGTTATTGTAGTTATGACTAGCGGAGTAATACTATTACGAATTTTAAATCCTTGGCGAAAAGCAAACAGCTAA
- a CDS encoding RNA-guided endonuclease InsQ/TnpB family protein — protein MIILEYKIKAKPHQYLAIDQAIRTGQFVRNKALRYWMDNKKVNKYDLNKYCRILAKEYVFADKLNSTARQSSAERAWSGIARFFDNCKKRTAHAEETSACGRSKQKVKGKKADATDPSSYGGSHAHQAGYPKFKKHSRSVEYKQSGWKLDEATKKNITFTDKIGIGRVKLVGSRDIYFYQPEQIKRVRLVRRADGYYCQLGISIEVKEDMQPTGKAIGLDMGLKYFYADSNGYIEENPRFYRKSEKRLNRLNRRKSKKYQKGKKQSKNYHNARKSYAKLHLKVSRQREEHAKRVARCVCASNDCIVYEDLNVRNLVRNRRLSKSISDAGWTQFRKWVEYFGWKFGKITIAVPPHYTSQDCPACERRIKKSLSTRTHVCECGYTEDRDIAASINILKKGLSTLGHSGSYAWGETPSWAVGVSLSSNGDSLNQESQGAVV, from the coding sequence ATGATAATCCTAGAGTACAAAATCAAAGCAAAACCACATCAATATCTGGCAATTGACCAAGCTATTCGCACAGGTCAATTTGTCAGAAACAAAGCTTTGCGCTATTGGATGGACAATAAAAAAGTCAATAAATACGACTTAAATAAGTATTGTCGCATTCTAGCTAAAGAGTATGTTTTTGCTGATAAATTAAATTCTACTGCTAGGCAATCATCTGCTGAACGTGCTTGGTCAGGAATAGCTAGATTTTTCGATAACTGCAAAAAGCGCACCGCCCACGCGGAGGAAACCTCCGCGTGTGGCCGGAGCAAGCAGAAAGTTAAAGGCAAGAAAGCGGATGCGACCGACCCGTCGTCTTACGGCGGGTCGCACGCGCACCAAGCAGGCTATCCTAAATTCAAGAAACATTCTCGCTCAGTTGAATATAAACAATCTGGCTGGAAGCTAGACGAAGCTACCAAAAAGAATATTACTTTCACCGATAAAATCGGCATAGGAAGAGTTAAGTTAGTCGGTAGTCGAGATATCTATTTCTATCAACCAGAACAAATTAAGCGAGTAAGACTGGTTCGTCGCGCTGATGGTTACTATTGTCAGTTGGGAATATCTATCGAAGTAAAAGAAGATATGCAACCAACAGGCAAAGCCATCGGCTTAGATATGGGATTAAAGTATTTCTATGCTGATAGCAATGGATATATAGAAGAAAATCCTAGATTCTACAGAAAAAGCGAAAAACGTCTTAACCGTCTAAACAGACGAAAGTCTAAAAAGTACCAAAAAGGAAAAAAACAGTCTAAGAATTACCACAACGCTAGAAAGAGCTATGCAAAACTGCATTTAAAAGTAAGTAGACAACGTGAAGAACACGCTAAGAGAGTAGCGCGTTGCGTATGTGCATCTAATGATTGCATCGTCTATGAAGATTTAAATGTTAGAAATCTAGTTCGTAATCGAAGATTGTCAAAATCCATATCTGATGCTGGTTGGACTCAATTTCGTAAATGGGTTGAGTATTTTGGCTGGAAATTCGGCAAGATAACAATTGCCGTACCTCCACATTACACTTCGCAAGATTGTCCTGCTTGCGAAAGAAGAATCAAAAAATCTCTATCTACTCGTACTCATGTTTGTGAGTGCGGATATACAGAAGATAGAGATATAGCAGCTAGTATCAATATTCTAAAAAAAGGACTGAGTACGCTAGGGCATAGCGGAAGTTACGCTTGGGGAGAAACTCCCTCTTGGGCGGTTGGCGTAAGCCTGTCGTCTAACGGAGATTCGTTGAACCAAGAATCCCAAGGGGCTGTGGTCTGA
- a CDS encoding DUF4327 family protein: MLKTIPYFLEEIKSEARQLVDQGLLERQQPLYMLCRYIAPREWICVELELEKNDYLLRDKIGDLLAHEEWEED; this comes from the coding sequence ATGCTCAAAACAATTCCCTACTTCCTTGAAGAAATCAAATCTGAAGCTCGTCAATTAGTCGATCAAGGACTTCTTGAACGCCAACAACCTCTTTATATGCTATGTCGATATATTGCACCAAGAGAATGGATTTGTGTCGAATTAGAGTTAGAAAAAAATGATTATCTTTTGAGAGATAAAATAGGCGATCTTTTAGCCCATGAAGAATGGGAAGAAGACTGA
- a CDS encoding DUF1816 domain-containing protein, giving the protein MFESTSFVTSQQSSSNIKKTRLPWWVIIQTTIPYCTYYFGPFNNAKEAQLSQYGYLEDLMEEKAHGISVQIKQSRPPQSLTLYEE; this is encoded by the coding sequence ATGTTCGAGTCAACTTCATTTGTAACTAGCCAACAATCATCTTCAAACATTAAAAAGACAAGACTCCCCTGGTGGGTAATAATTCAAACTACTATTCCTTACTGCACCTATTATTTTGGTCCTTTTAATAATGCTAAAGAAGCGCAATTATCCCAATATGGTTACTTAGAAGATCTGATGGAAGAAAAAGCTCACGGAATTTCTGTACAAATTAAGCAATCTCGTCCTCCTCAATCTCTAACCCTTTACGAAGAATAA
- a CDS encoding DUF427 domain-containing protein, translating to MFIPKPIPPQPGQESVWDYPRPPRLESSTQHIQVIFNQITLADSHRTYRVLETSHPPVYYIPPEDIQMQYLEKTTRQSFCEWKGAANYYTITAGDRKEINAAWFYPDPTDEFAAIKNYVAFYPSRMDACYVDGEQVQPQSGDFYGGWITKNVVGPFKGSAGSWGW from the coding sequence ATGTTTATACCAAAACCGATTCCACCTCAACCTGGACAAGAATCTGTCTGGGATTATCCTCGTCCTCCTCGTTTAGAAAGTTCCACCCAACATATTCAAGTAATCTTCAATCAAATCACTCTTGCTGATAGCCACCGTACTTATCGAGTTTTGGAAACTAGCCATCCTCCAGTTTATTACATTCCTCCCGAAGATATTCAAATGCAGTATCTTGAGAAAACTACCCGACAATCATTTTGCGAGTGGAAAGGTGCAGCTAACTACTATACCATTACAGCGGGCGATCGCAAAGAAATTAATGCAGCTTGGTTTTATCCTGATCCTACCGATGAGTTTGCTGCAATTAAAAATTATGTGGCATTTTATCCTAGTCGCATGGATGCTTGTTATGTCGATGGAGAACAAGTTCAGCCTCAATCTGGAGATTTTTATGGTGGTTGGATTACTAAAAATGTAGTTGGTCCTTTTAAAGGTAGTGCTGGTAGTTGGGGATGGTAA